The Pontibacter sp. SGAir0037 DNA segment AATTTTGCCCAGTACAGTAAGGCCTTTCAGTTGGTCGGCTTTTGCTGTAATTGTTTCTATTTGTTCTGTCTCTCTATCTTCTGTTGGAGCAGTCGGTTGCGCCGGAGCTTTATTGCCTTCCTGTGAAGGAGCTGCTGGTGCTTGCGGTGCTGGTGTTGTGGCTGCAGCCGGTGTCGCGGCAGACTGTTTTGGTGCAGCCGGTGCTTCTGGTTTTGGTTGAGCTACAACAGGGGCCGGAGCTTCTTGCTTCGGAGCCTCTGGTTGTGCCTGAGGTTTTACCTCTGGTGCAGGTTTTGCAGGAACCTCTGCCTGTGGAGCTGCTGGCTGTTGCGGTGCCTGAGCTACAGGTGCTGGTTTAGCAGGTTCAGGCGCTACAACAGGTTGCGGCTTAGGTTCTTCAACTTTAGGTGCTTCTGTTTTTGCCTGTGGAGCTGCCTCCTGCTTAGGAGCTGGTGCAGCAGGCTGTGCTGCCGGTTTAGGTTCTGATTGCTTCGGAATCGGACGTCCTCTTTCATCCAGTTCAATTTTACCTAATACTTTAAAGCCGGGCAATTTACTGGTTACCGGAGTAGGCTCTGGTTTGGCAGGTTCTGCCGGGGCTTTAGGAGTAGTGTCTGCTTTAGGCTGATGCACTGTTTTAATAAGAATATCCTGGTCAGATTCTGCAGGCTTTTTAGTTTCCTGCGGTTGTTCTGAAGCTATAACCTGGTTGCTCTGCGGTTTTTTGCTGATGGATAATTCTTCTGCTTCTATCTTATCTTGCATAGAAGAAGCAAACTCTTTAGCCAGCATATTGAACTGTTCTCCTGTGATTTTGGATGTGGGTTTATTTTCCACATCAAAACCTTTAGCAGAGAGGTAATCTACAATTGTAGATGTACCAATGTTCAAAGTAGTTGCAACCTGTTTAAGCCTCCTTATTTTTTCTTCTGCCATGTTCTAATATGCTGTCTTTTTTAATTCTTTAATGTTCGTAATGGTAACCTAAGCTTCAGGTAAAATGGTGCTCTATTCTTATTGATTTTCAAAAATAATACGAATAGAGCACAACTTACAACTATTGGTTATCTTCTTCTTCTAACTCTTCGCGCAGAATAGAGAGCACATCATCAATCGTTTCTTCCTCCAGTTCTGTTCTGCGCAATAAATCTTCCTTGGAAACTGCCAGTACGCTTTTCGCCGTATCAAGGCCAATGCGGCGCAATTCAGCAATTACCCAGTCTTCAATTTCATCTGTAAATTCTTCCAGGCTGATGTCTTCTTCATAGCTTTCAGACTCTCTGAACACATCAATCTCCATATCTACTAACTTGCTGGCCAGCTTAATGTTTTGGCCACCTTTACCAATGGCAAGTGATACCTGGTCCGGCTTCAGGAAAACAGAAACCCTTCCGTTTTCATCGTCTATTTTCATGCTGCTGATCTTAGCAGGGCTAAGGGCACGCTGAATGTAGAGTTCCAGGTTATCTGTATAGTTGATCACATCTATGTTTTCGTTTTCCAGTTCACGCACAATGCTGTGGATGCGCGATCCTTTCATACCTACGCAGGCACCAACAGGGTCGATACGATCATCAAAGGACTCAACTGCTACCTTGGCGCGCTCACCTGGCTCACGCACAATTTTCTTGATAGCGATCAGGCCATCAAAAATTTCAGGCACTTCGTTTTCGAACAGGCGCTCTAAAAAGGCCGGTGCGGTGCGCGACAGAATGATCTTCGGGTTTCCGTTCACAATCTCCACACGCTGTACTACGGCACGTACCACATCGCCTTTGCGGTAACGGTCTTTTGGTATCTGCTCTCCTTTTGGGATAAGCAGCTCGTTTTCTTCCTGATCCAGTAACAACACTTCGCGGTTCCACACCTGGTACACTTCGCCGGAGATAATCTCACCTACCAGGTCTTTGTACTTCTGGAACAGCAGTTCCTTCTCCATATCCTTGATGCGCTGGATCAGGGTCTGGCGGGCAGTAAGTACAGCACGGCGGCCAAAGTCTTCCAGCTGTATCTCTTCCGATACTTCTTCACCTACCTCAAAGTCAGGCTCAATTTTCTGAGCTTCAGACAGGCTGATCTTGTCATGATCCCAGATATCTTCTGAGTTATCGTCTACAATTTCACGGTTACGCCAGATTTCCAGGTCACCCTTCTCCACGTTCAGGATGATGTCAAAGTTCTCGTCAGTACCCCACTTTTTGCGGATCATGGTGCGGAATACATCCTCCAGGATACGCATCATGGTTGGGCGGTCTATGTTCTTGAATTTCGCAAATTCAGCGAACGACTCGATCAGGACTGAACTATTCATTATTTTATCATTTAAAAGATATTACAACATTTGCTTTCACAATCTCTTCGAAAGGTACCTGCACCGGCAGATACGAAGCTTTTTTACCTTTTTGTTTAATTTCCTCCATCAGGTTAATGCCGCTCTCCGTTACCTCCTCCAGTTTTCCGGTTTTTTCTGATCCGTCCTGCAGCTTCAGTTTCAGGTTACGCCCGATATTGCGTCTGAACTGCTGCGGCTGCGACAGAGGAAAATCTACCCCCGGAGAACTAACCTCCAGTACATAGCTCATTTCCTCGCCGAACGTTTCTGCTATCCTGCTGTTTATGCGGCGGCTGATAGTGGCACACTGATCAATGGTGATGCCTTGCTCACCATCTGCCAGAACCGTAATCTTCGGGCGTACAGGTGTGTCAGACACGGCCACGTCTACTATAAACAGATCCGAATCCGGAAGACTTGCTTCCGCCATTGCGCGTATAGTTTGTGCTGTTAGTGCCATAGTTCGCTAAAAGAAAATAAAGAAGGGGACTTTGTGTCCCCCTCATCTCCTTAGAAATTATGCCACAAATTTACTATAAAAACATTTTATAAACAATAGATAGTGATTACAGCGTCAGGAATTAATCATTATCAATAAAAAATAGTATAAAATGTTTCTGAAAATCCTGTGCAAGGCAGAATGAGGGGATAATGCTAGGATAACATGTATCTGCTAAACATAGTTCGAAAGCATCTATTTAATTTAAAATATATTCTAAGCCATTCGTTAACCTACATAAATGCAGATTTAGTAAGTTTGCCGCTGTGGCTGGAGTTTTTAAAAAAGTAAGGAAATGGATTTGGGTAATCCTGAACATCGGGGTGGTGTTCTGGGTGCTCGCGGGGGTGATATGCCTGAAAATACCGCCTTACCAGTTCTGGCCTGCCGGTTTTATTGCCTTCTCTTTGCCGGGGGCACTTCTGCTCAATCTTCTTTTTTTAGTTTACTGGATCTTAAAGCGGTCATGGTTGCTGGTACTTTCTTTAATGGTGCTGGTATTAGGCTGGAGCTACTACGGGAGGCAGTTCTCGATACATGGCGGTGAAGGGGCAATACCTGATAACTCTAAAGCCTTTCAGGTATTGAGCTACAATGTGCACATGTTTAACAGGCATGCCAACCACGATGAAAGTGAGCGTGAGGCAACAGCCGAAATGGTAGATTGGGTAGCCACTCATCCTGCCGATATCTACTGCATACAGGAATTTTACAACGACCCAAGCTCTGATGTGTTTAATGCTATCAGCCGGATCGGGACCAGGTATGATAAAGCGCAATATTTTTCAGCAGTGAATTCCGACAGGAGACAGAAGGGATTTGGAGTGGCTGTCTTTTCAAAATATCCCATAGTAAATCAGGGAACAATTCATTTCTCGGAATCCAGCCTTAATCGTGTTGCATGGGCTGATATTAATATACAGGGAGATACGGTACGTGTATATGCGACACACCTGCAGTCGATGAGCATCAAAAGCGAAGACATAGAAAATACGTATCAGTCTATCGGTGACCAGGATGCTATGGAGAAGGAGGGGCGTAATTTAGCCAGGCGTTTAAGAAATGGTTTTGTTGCCAGAGGCCACCAGGTAGAGGTGCTGAAGGCTCACTTTGATGATTGTCCGTATCCTTTTATAGTTTGCGGAGATTTTAACGACATTCCTTTTAGTTATACTTACCAGGTGTTGCGGCAGGATCTGAGCAATGCTTTCGAGGAAGCGGGGAGCGGGCTTGGTGCAACTTATAACGGGCCAATACCTTTTCTCCGGATTGATAACCAGTTTTATAGTCAGGGTTTGAAAGCCTATGAATTCCGAACACACCAGGAAATGGGGCTATCGGATCACCTGCCGATAGCAGCCAAATACGTACTGGAACCAAACACGGAATAGAACTATTAGGAGTTAGGGTGTGGAATTTATAGTTTTGAGGCGTGAAACCGGAATTGCTGCCTTAGTAGCCCCTGACAGGTCTGTTTTTTGTACAGTACCTGAATAATTAACATTAAAGTATAAATTACAAAGCTGGTGAAAAGCTTTGTCTGAAGATACACATGCAACATAAACTAAGTCTTTATAACACGCTTACACGCAAGAAAGAAGTATTTGAGCCTTTACATGCGCCATTTGTTGGCATGTATGTATGCGGGCCAACAGTGTATGGCGAGCCGCACCTGGGGCATGCCCGTAGTGCTGTTACATTCGATGTGCTGTACCGCTACCTGAAGCAACTTAACTATAAAGTGCGTTATGTAAAAAACATAACTGATGTAGGGCACCTGGAAAACGATGCTGACGAAGGAGAAGACAAAATCCAGAAGAAGGCAAAACTGCACCATCTGGAGCCCATGGAGGTGGTACAGTATTATACTAATCTTTACCAGCGTGATATAGGCAAGCTGAATGTTCTTTCGCCTGATATTGAGCCGCGTGCTTCCGGGCACATTATCGAGCAGATCCAGATGATTGAGGAGATACTGGAAAACGGTATGGCCTATATCGAAAACGGATCGGTTTACTTTGATGTACCGGCTTACCACAAAAACCATAACTACGGAAAGCTTTCGGGGCGTATAGTGGAGGACCTCCTGAATAATACACGTGAGCTGGAGGGGCAGGGAGAGAAGCATTCGCCGCTGGATTTTGCCCTCTGGAAAAAGGCTTCACCAACACATATCATGCGCTGGCCATCGCCCTGGGGAGATGGCTTCCCGGGCTGGCACCTCGAATGCTCTGCCATGAGCCGGAAGTACCTGGGCACTATGTTCGATATTCATGGAGGAGGCCTGGACCTGATGTTCCCGCACCACGAATGTGAAATTGCGCAAAGCCAGGCCAGCCATAACCATTCTGACTCTGCCCGCTACTGGATTCATAATAACATGATTACAGTAAATGGCCAGAAAATGGGCAAATCGCTGGGTAACTTCATTAACCTGAGCGACCTTTTTAGCGGAAATCATCCGATGCTGGAGCAGGCGTATAGTCCTATGACAATACGTTTCTTTATACTGCAGGCACACTACAGAAGCACGCTCGATTTTAGTAATGAAGCTTTGCAGGCTGCGCGGAAAGGCTATACCAAGCTTATAAACGGCCTGCGTGTACTGGAGAAACTGCAGTATTCAGAAGCAGAGGCCACTCCCGATGAAAAGCTGAACCAGGAGCTGCTCAAACTTAGCGAGGATTGCTATCGTGGGTTGAATGACGACCTGAATACAGCCAGAACCATTGCTTCGCTCTTTAACCTGCTTAAAAAGATTAACAGCCTTTACCTGGGGCAGTTGCCGATAGATGCCTTGTCTAGAGGTACTTTCGATACTATCCGCAATACCTATAATGAGCTGGTGCTGGATGTGCTGGGCTTAAGAGAAGAACCGACCGGCGACCTGGAAAATATGCTGGACCTGGTACTCGACTTTTACAAAGAAGCGAAAGAGGCAAAAGCATACGATAAGGTAGATGTTATTCGTGCAGAGCTTAAAAAGCAGGGCATTGTCATTAAAGATCTTAAAACTGGAATAGACTGGGCTTATGAAGAATAGACTCAACACGCTGGCGGTGCTGCTCTTCTTTACTGTTATTCTCTACCGTTGCGATTCGTCTGAGAGAGGTAGTAACGGGCAGGCAACAGTCGAAGTAGAGAAACCCGTTGTAGAGGCTCCTGCCTTTAATGCTGATTCTGCCTATCAGTTTGTGGAAAAGCAAGTGGCCTTTGGCCCTCGTGTTCCTAACACAGCAGAACATTATGCCACAGGCGACTGGCTTATCAGCCAACTGAGAAGCTATGGCCTGGAAGTACAGGTGCAAAGCTTCCAGATGCGGGCCTTTAACGGCACCATGCTGAACCTGCGCAATATTATTGCCAGCTATAACCCAAAAGCTGCCAACCGTGTGTTACTGGCAGCCCACTGGGATACGCGTCCTTTTGCCGATAAAGCAGAAACAGATCAGGATAAACCAATAGACGGAGCTAACGACGGAGGCAGTGGTGTAGGCATATTGCTTGAAGTGGCGCGTGCCATGCATGCTGCTGAGCTTAAACCCAATGTTGGTGTTGATATTATTCTTTTTGATGGAGAAGACTATGGCCAGCCGGATAATAGCGAATTCCCTTACCAGGATAACACCTGGTGCCTTGGAGCACAATACTGGAGTAAAAACAAGCATGTGCCAAACTACAGGGCCAAATACGGCATTCTGTTAGATATGGTGGGAGCCGAGGGCGCTAAGTTTGCCCGTGAAGGAGCCTCTATGAATTATGCCAAAGAGGTGGTGGATAAGGTGTGGAGAGCAGGCAATAACCTGGGCTTTTCTGAATATTTTATTTACGAAAATGCTCCGGCTATAACCGACGACCATGTGTATGTAAACGAGTGGGGCGGTGTTCGCATGATCGATATTATCGAGTACAATTTAGTGTCTTCTGACGGCGACTACTTTGGCGACTATCATCACAGGCATACAGATAACATGGATGTTATCAGCCGCAACACTCTTAAGGCAGTGGGGCAGACAGTGCTGCATGTTATTTATAACGAATAGCAGTTTTTCTGCTGATTTAGTTTGGTAACTGTGAATAAACGGCTCAGCTTTACCTAAAGCTTAAGGAGCTGTTGCCAGGCGCATCTGCCTGAAGAAATAGTACCTGCCGCTTACTTCCACCGCTTCGAAATCAATTTTGATCTGGCGGTTGTTCTGGTCAGAAAGCAGGAGTACGGCAGGAATGATTTGCTGTGCTTTAGCCGCCTTCTGTTGCTCTACTCCGCCGGGCGAAACCTGCGACCAGTTTATGTTGGCTGAAACGCCTTCTGCTATAACAGTCTTAAACCCGCTTTGAAACGCCTCCACCAGAGTTTCCGGAGATGTTAACTCCAAGGTTTGGCTTACCTGTGCGGAACTTTGTTTTTGAAGCCTTTCGTATGCCTGCTGGTTTAGCACATAAGGCATTAGCTCATCAGAAGAACCGGCGCTTAAAGCATCGAGCAGCCTGTTTCCTAACTCATCCAGGGTGCTCGCGCCATCAGGTTTTATAGAAGTGTGCAGTGCAGAGGCAAAGGCCTCAGGCGCACCAGGCCTAACCTGTTGGGGCTGTAGAACTGTTATACATAGAAAAGCAAGTGTGTAAAGCATCGGGCTGTTTTTTGTAGTGTGAATACTACCTTCAGGCAAAAACTGTGAGGTATATTATCAAGTATACGTATCTTAGCAATACAGGTGCAACAGTCGTTAAAGAGCACCGCGCAAATAATCTCTGTTAACTAATACTACACCAGACATATTTAAACCTCTATGAAAAGAATATTCTTGTACGTGTGCTGCGGTATAACTGCCTTGGCTCTAAACGCAGGCTGCTCATCCGACAACAAATCGAATAATGATGTAGCTAAAACCGGCCCGACCGAAAATGAGCAGGCAGAAGATACAGGCATCAGCTTACCGACAGGTCCTCTGGATAAAGACCTGGAAAGAATAAAGCTGCCGCAGGGTTTCCGGATAGATTACTATGCCAAAGGTGTTGAAAACGCACGTTCAATGGCTATAAGCCCGTCTGGGATTGTGTTTGTAGGTACGCGTACTGAAGACAAGGTGTATGCTGTGGTGGATGAGAACAGAGACGGAAAAGCAGATGAGGTAGTAGAAATTGCTTCCGGGCTGAACTCACCCAACGGAGTGGCTTTTAAAGATGGGGATTTGTATGTAGGAGAGATCAACCGTATCATTCGTTTCCGTAATATAGAACAGAGTTTTCGCAATAAACCTCAATTTGAAGTAGTAACCGATACGTATCCGAGCGACGCGCACCATGGCTGGAAGTATATAGCCTTTGGCCCTGACGGGAAACTGTATGTGCCTGTTGGTGCGCCTTGTAATATTTGCAAGAGTGATAATCCTGTTTATGCTACCATCACACGCATCAATGAAGATGGTACAGGCCAGGAAATTTATGCAGAAGGTGTGCGTAACTCAGTAGGGTTCGCCTGGCATCCTGAAACAGAAGAGCTTTGGTTTACCGACAACGGCCGCGATATGTTAGGCAATGATGTTCCTTCGGATGAGTTGAACAGAGCACCTCAGAAAGGTTTACATTTTGGTTATCCGTACTGCCACCAGGGCGATATTTCTGATCCGGAATTTGGCAACCAGCGCAACTGTAACGAGTTCGAAAAGCCTGTTCAGAAACTGGGAGCGCACGTTGCCTCTTTAGGCTTTAAGTTTTACACAGGTAACATGTTTCCTGCCAAGTATAAAAATCAGATTATAATGGCACAGCATGGCTCCTGGAACAGAGACAGCAAAGTAGGCTACAGGCTAATGACGGTAACGCTGGAAGGAAACAAAGCCGTGGCTTATGAACCATTTGCCGAAGGCTGGCTGGAGGGCGAAGATGATTGGGGGCGCCCTGTGGACGTGGTAACAATGCGGGATGGTTCTTTGCTGGTGTCAGATGATAAGCACAATGCCATCTACCGGATCACGTACAGTAGTAATGCCGCCGCTACCGCCAATCAGTAGGGTTGGTTGCTGTACAGAACCTGAGCAACGGATGTATCAGAATAAGCTTTAGGTAAAAGTACAGGGGCTTTTACCTAAAGAATGTTACCTGTACTTTTACTTCTTTTATAAAGGTAAGCCAGTAGTGCCTGGGCAGGAGAAAGGAAATAAGAAGCGTAACTGGTGCATATTGCCAATTTCTAAATCAGGAAGCCTCTAACTAGCAATTGATGAAAAACAAGGATGTTAAAAGATCAGACGTTGAAAAGAAGTTAATCGGGAGACGGGAGAAAGTCTCTTTCCCAGAACTCGGAATAGAGGAGATTGAAGCCAAAATTGATACCGGGGCTTATACTTCAGCTATTCATTGCTCTGATATACACGAAGAGGTGCAGCCAGACGGTACAAAAGTAATAGCACTGGATTTGCTCGATCCTTCCCATCCGCAGTACAACCATAAAAAATTAAAATTCTCTGAGTACGATTTCAGGGAAATTAAAAACTCTTTTGGCGATGTGCAGGAACGATACGTTATCACTACTAAAATTCAGGTTTTCGACGAAGTGATAGAAGCAGAGTTTTCGCTTTCGGACCGTAGCGATATGAAATACCCTGTTCTGATTGGCCGGAAGCTCCTGAAAGGCAGGTTTGTGGTAGATGTTTCCCGAAAAAATGTCGCCTTTAAATCAAGAAACAAGCAACAAAAGAAGATATAATATTTATGAAAATAGCCATTCTCTCCCGTAATCCCAAGCTGTACTCTACAAGGCGATTAGTAGAGGCGGCACAACAGCGGGGGCATGAGGCCATCGTACTCGACCACTTGCGCTGCGACTTGGTAATAGAGCAAGGTAACCCGCATATTCTTTATAAAGGAGAGAGGCTAAGCGGAATTGATGCTGTTATACCTCGTATAGGTGCTTCGGTTACGTTTTACGGAACGGCGGTAGTACGGCAGTTTGCCATGATGAAAGTAAAAAGCGCGGTAGACTCTCAGGCTATTCTGCGCTCCCGCGATAAGCTGCGCAGCCTTCAGATCTTGTCAAGAGCAGGGTTGGGTATGCCTAAAACCGCTTTTACCAATTACTCTAAAAACACGGCTGAACTGGTGAAAGAAGTAGGTGGTGCTCCGCTGGTGATAAAGTTACTGGAAGGTACGCAAGGCCTCGGAGTAGTGCTGGCCGAAACAAAAAAAGCTGCTGAATCTGTTATTGAGGCATTTCATAACCTGAAGGCGCGCATTATTGTGCAGGAATTTATAGCCGAAGCGGGCGGTGCCGACATTCGTGCTTTTGTGGTAAATGGCGAGGTGGTGGGAGCCATGAAGCGGCAAGGAAAAGAAGGTGAATTCCGCTCTAACCTGCATCGTGGCGGCAATGCCAGCCTGATTAAGCTTACCCGGCAGGAGAAAGCGGCGGCACTGCTGGCCGCTAAATCTTTGGGCCTAGGTATTGCAGGCGTAGATATGCTGCAGTCGAAAAGAGGACCGCTTATACTGGAGGTAAACTCTTCTCCGGGGCTCGAAGGAATTGAAAAAGCTACAAACAAAGATATTGCCGGAAAGGTGATCAAATATGTGGAAGACCTGGTGCAGAAGAAGACCACCAAGAAAATGACCGAGTAAAGCATGCCCGAATCAATTATTATCAATGGTAAGTCTATAGACAGAGGAGAAAAAGTATTAACAAAGCTGGTCATTTCAAAGCTGCCGAGTGGCACCGTTATCGAAATACCTGTGTATGTTTTCCGTTCGGTGCACGATGGGCCTGTTGTGCTGCTTATGGCAGGTATGCATGGCGATGAGGTGAACGGTATTGAAATTGTGCGGCGTATGCTTACCAAAAAGATGCTGTACCCGCTAAAAGGGACCATTATTGCAGTGCCTATACTTAATATCTATGGTTTCCTGAATTTCTCCAGGGAGGTGCCGGATGGAAAAGATGTTAACCGCAGCTTTCCGGGTAGCAGAGATGGCTCTTTGGCAAGTCGTGTAGCGCATCGTTTCATGAAAGAAGTAATGCCCTATGTAGATTATGGCGTAGACTTTCATACCGGTGGCGCCAGCCGTACAAACTATCCGCAAATCCGCTGTGTGATGAGTGAGCCGGAAAATGTGGAACTGGCAAAAGCCTTTGCGGCTCCCTTTATCTTAAATGCACCTTACCGGCAGGGCTCCTTGCGAAAAGAAGCTTTTAAATTAGGAAAACACATTCTGGTATACGAAACAGGTGAGAGCCTGCGCTTTGATGAAGTAGGCATCGCAACCGGTATAGAAGGCACCTGCCGCTTGCTGCGCCACCTGGGAATGGTTGAAGCAGCTCCTGCAGCTACTAAAGAAACAATTGTGTGTTCAAAAGATCTGTGGATAAGAGCCAAGAACGCAGGTTTATTCAGAAGCAGCATCCGGTCAGGTGATTATATCAGGAAAAACCAATTAATAGGTACCATTACAGATCCTTATGGAGAAATGGAGGTAAAGGTTAACTCACCTGCCGCCGGTTATATTATAGGAGTAAATAACATGCCCGTTGTAAATCAAGGCGATGCTTTGGTGCATATCGGGTTTTAAGCCTTGGCTTTAAAAGTGTAGGTAACAGATAAGGTACCGCTACTCCTTTGTGAAGAGCTTTAAAGCAAGAGGGGCCGCTGCAGATGTGCAACGGCCCCTCTTGCTTTAGGTTAAGCAGGTTTCTAGTTTAGAATACATAGCGTACATGCAGGGCGCTATCCCAGAAGCCACCTCCGCTAGGTATGTTTATGTAAGGCTTGATATCAGCACCAATTGTGAAAGGAATATCGCGGATATAGTACTCAAGGCCCAGAATGCCATCTACACCCACTCCAAAAATGCCCTTATCGCCATAGCGTCTGTGGCCCGCGTTATAATAATAACGGCCATTATAAAAACCAACGTGTCCGCCAATACCATAGTACCATTGCAGGCCTCTTGCGTTAAAGGCAGGAGCATGCTTTTCATACAGCACGGTAATTACAGTGCCTCTGTAGTTAAAGCTTGTACTTAAAATCCCTTCGATAGCGGCATCACGTTCTATGAAGTGCTTTACAGTAAGACCTGAGGCTACACCACCTCTTAAGCCAATGCCTGTTGTGTATTCCTGTGCCTGCACTGCAGAAAAAGCGGCTACAAGCGCAAGAGTAAAAAATAGGCGGATAAAAGTTTTCATGTTTTATTGTTAAAAAGGTTGAACTGTGGCAGAAGAGCATTGCTCGTCCTGTTTATGCCGCAAAATTATAACTTCTAACGAAGAGAAGAGAAAATATTACACAGAGGTTTTATTTTTTAGCTGTGGTTTTATAGTCCTGCAGGTAAACTGTCTTTTTTGTTCGTCGGGCTATCAGCTTAAAAAAAGAGATAAAGTTTTGCTGGTCAAGCTGTAGCGCTTTAGCAAACGGATCAGGCTTTCCTTTCTTCTCGAAATCCTGTATATAGTGTTGCCTGACCACGTCGGCTTCTGCCAGCTCTTCTGCTGCCTCAATCTGCACAAGGCCTGTTTTCTCCCAGAGTTTGCGCCACCAGTCGGTTGTATGAATAAAATACCAGTAGTTTTGGTAATCTTCCTGCAGAAAGGAAGGCACCTGCTCCAAAGATTTTATTTCCTGGGTGAAGCATACATCTACTATGGCAATGTAGCCGCCAGGCTTTATGAAGCGGGCAATGTAAGGCAGGTATTTTTCGTCGGTGCCGAAATAGGTATATGAGTCTACTACTACCACAACATCAAAGTACTCTTCTGCAAATGGCAGCGCGCGGGCATCGGCTTCGAGCGGAATTACCTTGTCTTCGCAGCCTTCGCTTTTGATGCGTTCGTAGTTGGAACTGGCCGAGATAGCCTCGTCTACAGCCCATACTGTAACGCCAAATTCCTTTGCCAGGAAAATAGAGCTGATGGCTTTGCCACAACCAAGATCCAGAACACGCATTCCGGCTTTCAGAG contains these protein-coding regions:
- a CDS encoding M28 family peptidase — protein: MKNRLNTLAVLLFFTVILYRCDSSERGSNGQATVEVEKPVVEAPAFNADSAYQFVEKQVAFGPRVPNTAEHYATGDWLISQLRSYGLEVQVQSFQMRAFNGTMLNLRNIIASYNPKAANRVLLAAHWDTRPFADKAETDQDKPIDGANDGGSGVGILLEVARAMHAAELKPNVGVDIILFDGEDYGQPDNSEFPYQDNTWCLGAQYWSKNKHVPNYRAKYGILLDMVGAEGAKFAREGASMNYAKEVVDKVWRAGNNLGFSEYFIYENAPAITDDHVYVNEWGGVRMIDIIEYNLVSSDGDYFGDYHHRHTDNMDVISRNTLKAVGQTVLHVIYNE
- the rimP gene encoding ribosome maturation factor → MALTAQTIRAMAEASLPDSDLFIVDVAVSDTPVRPKITVLADGEQGITIDQCATISRRINSRIAETFGEEMSYVLEVSSPGVDFPLSQPQQFRRNIGRNLKLKLQDGSEKTGKLEEVTESGINLMEEIKQKGKKASYLPVQVPFEEIVKANVVISFK
- a CDS encoding sorbosone dehydrogenase family protein — translated: MKRIFLYVCCGITALALNAGCSSDNKSNNDVAKTGPTENEQAEDTGISLPTGPLDKDLERIKLPQGFRIDYYAKGVENARSMAISPSGIVFVGTRTEDKVYAVVDENRDGKADEVVEIASGLNSPNGVAFKDGDLYVGEINRIIRFRNIEQSFRNKPQFEVVTDTYPSDAHHGWKYIAFGPDGKLYVPVGAPCNICKSDNPVYATITRINEDGTGQEIYAEGVRNSVGFAWHPETEELWFTDNGRDMLGNDVPSDELNRAPQKGLHFGYPYCHQGDISDPEFGNQRNCNEFEKPVQKLGAHVASLGFKFYTGNMFPAKYKNQIIMAQHGSWNRDSKVGYRLMTVTLEGNKAVAYEPFAEGWLEGEDDWGRPVDVVTMRDGSLLVSDDKHNAIYRITYSSNAAATANQ
- a CDS encoding endonuclease/exonuclease/phosphatase family protein; this translates as MAGVFKKVRKWIWVILNIGVVFWVLAGVICLKIPPYQFWPAGFIAFSLPGALLLNLLFLVYWILKRSWLLVLSLMVLVLGWSYYGRQFSIHGGEGAIPDNSKAFQVLSYNVHMFNRHANHDESEREATAEMVDWVATHPADIYCIQEFYNDPSSDVFNAISRIGTRYDKAQYFSAVNSDRRQKGFGVAVFSKYPIVNQGTIHFSESSLNRVAWADINIQGDTVRVYATHLQSMSIKSEDIENTYQSIGDQDAMEKEGRNLARRLRNGFVARGHQVEVLKAHFDDCPYPFIVCGDFNDIPFSYTYQVLRQDLSNAFEEAGSGLGATYNGPIPFLRIDNQFYSQGLKAYEFRTHQEMGLSDHLPIAAKYVLEPNTE
- a CDS encoding RimK/LysX family protein; translation: MKNKDVKRSDVEKKLIGRREKVSFPELGIEEIEAKIDTGAYTSAIHCSDIHEEVQPDGTKVIALDLLDPSHPQYNHKKLKFSEYDFREIKNSFGDVQERYVITTKIQVFDEVIEAEFSLSDRSDMKYPVLIGRKLLKGRFVVDVSRKNVAFKSRNKQQKKI
- the cysS gene encoding cysteine--tRNA ligase; the protein is MQHKLSLYNTLTRKKEVFEPLHAPFVGMYVCGPTVYGEPHLGHARSAVTFDVLYRYLKQLNYKVRYVKNITDVGHLENDADEGEDKIQKKAKLHHLEPMEVVQYYTNLYQRDIGKLNVLSPDIEPRASGHIIEQIQMIEEILENGMAYIENGSVYFDVPAYHKNHNYGKLSGRIVEDLLNNTRELEGQGEKHSPLDFALWKKASPTHIMRWPSPWGDGFPGWHLECSAMSRKYLGTMFDIHGGGLDLMFPHHECEIAQSQASHNHSDSARYWIHNNMITVNGQKMGKSLGNFINLSDLFSGNHPMLEQAYSPMTIRFFILQAHYRSTLDFSNEALQAARKGYTKLINGLRVLEKLQYSEAEATPDEKLNQELLKLSEDCYRGLNDDLNTARTIASLFNLLKKINSLYLGQLPIDALSRGTFDTIRNTYNELVLDVLGLREEPTGDLENMLDLVLDFYKEAKEAKAYDKVDVIRAELKKQGIVIKDLKTGIDWAYEE
- the nusA gene encoding transcription termination factor NusA, with the protein product MNSSVLIESFAEFAKFKNIDRPTMMRILEDVFRTMIRKKWGTDENFDIILNVEKGDLEIWRNREIVDDNSEDIWDHDKISLSEAQKIEPDFEVGEEVSEEIQLEDFGRRAVLTARQTLIQRIKDMEKELLFQKYKDLVGEIISGEVYQVWNREVLLLDQEENELLIPKGEQIPKDRYRKGDVVRAVVQRVEIVNGNPKIILSRTAPAFLERLFENEVPEIFDGLIAIKKIVREPGERAKVAVESFDDRIDPVGACVGMKGSRIHSIVRELENENIDVINYTDNLELYIQRALSPAKISSMKIDDENGRVSVFLKPDQVSLAIGKGGQNIKLASKLVDMEIDVFRESESYEEDISLEEFTDEIEDWVIAELRRIGLDTAKSVLAVSKEDLLRRTELEEETIDDVLSILREELEEEDNQ
- the rimK gene encoding 30S ribosomal protein S6--L-glutamate ligase, which translates into the protein MKIAILSRNPKLYSTRRLVEAAQQRGHEAIVLDHLRCDLVIEQGNPHILYKGERLSGIDAVIPRIGASVTFYGTAVVRQFAMMKVKSAVDSQAILRSRDKLRSLQILSRAGLGMPKTAFTNYSKNTAELVKEVGGAPLVIKLLEGTQGLGVVLAETKKAAESVIEAFHNLKARIIVQEFIAEAGGADIRAFVVNGEVVGAMKRQGKEGEFRSNLHRGGNASLIKLTRQEKAAALLAAKSLGLGIAGVDMLQSKRGPLILEVNSSPGLEGIEKATNKDIAGKVIKYVEDLVQKKTTKKMTE